The Pseudodesulfovibrio sediminis genome includes the window CGGGTATGATTTTCCCGGCAATATTCGGGAGCTGCGGCTGTTCATTCACGATGCGGCCAGGATGGCCACAGGGGGGCGGTTGACCCCGGAGACATTTGAGAAACTCTTGCACTTCGATGCGCAGATACGTGTGGGAGTCGGCAGGGATGTGCCGCCGAGCGAGACGCTCACCTTTGGGGCGCAGCTTCCCTCTCTGAAAGACGCCCGCACCATGCTCATTCAGGAAGCCCTTAAACGGACAGCCAACAACCAGTCCATGGCCGCCCAGCTGTTGGGGGTTTCCAGGCAGGCCATTAACAAGTATCTTCAGTCCGCATCAGACAAGAACTCGTAATGGTACGGGCGCTCCTTTCTGCTGCGGCACAGGCTCGGTAGAGCGTGAAGCATTATGAGTACACGGAAAATCATCACCAGCTGCACCAGAGATTGTCCCAACTCCTGTGGTCTTGTGGCCACGGTCAGGGACGGTCGTCTGGTCAAGCTCCTGGGTGACCCGAACCACCCGTTGACACAAGGCGTGGCCTGCCACAAGGCTTCCAAATATATCAAGCGGGTCTACAGCCCGGAGCGTATCACGCACCCCATGATCCGCAAGGATGGACAATGGACGCGTGCATCGTGGGATGCAGTGCTTAATCTTATCGCCGAACGCATGCAGACCTTCAGCGCCGAGTCGGGCAACGAGTCCATACTGTATTATCAGGGCTATGGTGAGCGCACTGCCCTCAAGTTACTTAATAAATATTTTTTCAATCTGTTCGGCGGGGTCACCACCATGCGTGGCTCTTTGTGCGGGGGGGCCGGGCAGGGGGCCCAGAATCTTGATTTTGGCGAGCGCGTTTCCCACGATCCGCTGGATCATGTGAACAGCAATTCCATGATTCTCTGGGCCCGGAATCCGGTTTCGACCAACATTAGTCTGGTACCCCTCATCAAGGGCATCAGGGAGCGAGGCGGCACAATCGTGGTTGTCGATCCGGCCCGGAGCAAATCCGTGGCCCTGGCGGATCATCATATTTCCCCTCGACCGGGTGGCGATGGGTATCTTGCCATGGCGGTCGCAAAGCTGGTGCTCGCTGCCGGTGCGCAAGACCGGGAATTCCTTGAAAAGCATGCCGTTGGTTTCCGAGATTATAAGGATATTCTGGATCGTTACTCCGTGGAGGAGTTATGTGACCTTGCCGGTGTGCCGTCCACGGACGCCGAAACTCTGGCCGACATGCTCATGGACCAGAAGCCTACTTCCATTCTCCTGGGCTGGGGGCTGCATAGATACGAATACGCTCATCACATGATCCGGGCCATTGACGCACTGGGTGCCATCAGTGGCATTATCGGCATACCCGGTGGAGGTGTCAGCCAGGGGTTTGAGGAATATGGCCCTTATGATCAGCAGTACTGGGGCGATGATCTTAATCCACCGCGCAGGACGCTGCTTATCCCTCGCGTGGGAGAGGAAATCCTCAACGCGGTGGACCCGGAAATTCGCATGATTTATGTGACTGCGGGAAACCCCGTATGCATGGCTCCCAACTCGAACACGGTGGCAGAAGCGTTTGGGAAGGCCGAGTTCGTCGTGTATTCAGGGCATTTCATGGACGACACAGCGGAGTCTGCGGATGTCTTTCTTCCGGCCACTACTTTCTTGGAAGACGACGACATTATGGCGAGTTATGGGCATAATTATGTTGGCCCGGTGAACAAAGCCATCGAACCGGTGGGCGAATGCAAGTCGGAATTTCATATGTTTCATGAGTTGGCTGCACGCTTTCCCTTTGCCGATCAGTATCGGCGTACGGTGGATGAGTGGTTGCAGGATATCTGTGCTCCCATATGGGAGCAGGGCGGCACTCTGGAGATGTTGAAGGAGGGGGCGTTCAGATTGGATGCGCCCATGGTTCCTTACGCCGACAAAGTGTTTCCCACCGAGACAGGCAAGTTCCAGTTCATGACGGAATTCAACCCCCTGGAAGGCGCGTCCACTGATGAGCGATATCCCTATAGACTACTGACCGTAGCGCCGCATGGGTATATCTGTTCCGAGCGGACCATGGCAGAGCATGAACCGTTGCCTGTCATTCAGCTCAACGCACAGGAAGCCGAAGTCAGAGGGGTGCGCGACGGGGAGCCGGTTCTGGTTTCCAGCCCGGTGGGACAGGTCAGAGCCATGCTCAAGGTCGATACAGGTCTGCGTCGCGATGTCGCCCTTGCTGAACGGGGCGGGTGGATCAAGGCAGGGCATGGCCTCAATCAGTTGACCAGGGATGTGTCCAGCAAGATCGGGCAGGGGACGCCGTTCTACGAGACGCTGGTCACGGTCGAACCGTGTGCGTGATCTTCAGCGATCACGCCCCTCTCCGTACGTACAGCAACAATCGTACATTCTTATGATGACCTCGACAGGCCGGGTGTTGTTTCCGGCTTACTCCTCTGTTTTCAATCGCCCGGCTATCTGAGTGAGCTGGGCGGAGATCGCTGTCCGTTCCTGCGGGGTGAGCCGTTCAAGGTCAATGGACAATTCAAAGCCCTTTTCCTGATGGTGGATGATGCGCTTGCGTTCAGTACAGGTGGACGCGTCGTCACAGAGTGAAAGCACGGCATATGGCCGGATGCTTCTGCGGATGCCTTTGACGGACAGCGGCTCGCGTTCTTCGACATTCACGATGTCGTGGACGAGTGCGTACGTCTCCGAAGACATGAGTATGCCGCCGGGATCAGCCTGGCCCTCAAGGCGGGCGGCCAGATTCACTTCGCCGCCGATGATCGTGTAATCCATGCGGGATTCAGACCCGAAGTTGCCCACGTTGCAGTAGCCCGTGTTGATGCCGATGCGCATTTTGAAGGGCTTGTCATACCCCATTGACTTCCATTCACCGCTCAACTCCGCCATGCGTTTCTGCATGGCAAAGGCCATGCGGACACAGAGCTCGGCATCTTCCTTGACCCCTTTGGTCTCGGGATCGCCGAAGAACATGAGCATGGCGTCGCCGATGAACTTGTCAATGGTGGCTCCGTATTCCAGCGCGATGGCGGACATCTCCGTGAAGTAATAGTTGAGCAGCGCGGTCAGATCTTCCGGTTGCATATCGTCAGTGGTTTTCGTGAAATCCTTGATGTCCGAGAAGAACACAGTCAGCTTTTTGCGTTCCGTGGAGAGCGATACATCCCGACTGCCTGAGAAAATGGAATCATATACCTGCGGAGACAGGTATTTGGCGAGTTTGGAGGAAAGTCCCTCCAGCATCGTGTTCTTCTCGTCAAGGGAATTCAGGGTCTCTGCCAGGTGGGCCTGCGCCTTTTTTCTTTCGGCAATTTCACTGCCGAGTTTACGATTCCACAGGACGATCAGGCCGATGATGAGGAGGACGCCGCCCGATATGGGCAAGACCCACATGAAGACAGTCGCCATGTCCAGCCCGTGTTCGAACTTGAGCGTGAGCCATTTGCCTTTGAATTCGGCAGCCTGCTCTTCCGTGACTACTGCCAGCGCTTTGTTCAGTATGTCGACAAGTTCCGGATAGTCCTTGCGCACAGCCATGGCCAGCGCCATCGTGTATTCCGTGGAAGAAGCCACTTTGAGCGTGGTCAGCCCTTGCTGCTCGATGGCATAACTGCCGGTTGCCAGGTCATTGATGAACCAGTCCACTTCGCCGAGAGCCAGTGCCTTTATGGCGTCATTGACCGTGGGAAAGAGCGAGAGCTTCAATTCGGGATGTTCCGCAGTCAGGTAGTCGTATGCTGCATATCCTTCCACAACCGCGATTCGACCTTCGGTAATGTCGGCAAGCCCGTTTATCAGCGGTGCCTCCTTGGGGGAGAAGATGACAATGGGGAATTCTATGTACGGTTCCGTGAAGAGCAGCTCCTCTTCTCTGGAAGGGGTTTTTGCCATTGCGGTAATGACATCGAGTCGTCCCTGTTCCGCATAGTTCAGCACGTCATTCCAGCTCAACCCGCTGACAGGGTTCATTGCGACTTTGATTTTGCTTTGTATAAAAGAGATATATTCTGCTGAAATACCGAGGTACTGCCCATTTGTGTCAATGAATTCAAAGGGGGCACTCTGTGGATCAATGCCGAGTTTGATTTTTGGATGGGCCTTCAGCCAGTCCCATTCCTCCTGTGTGAGCGAGAAAACCTTTTGCTGAAAACCGGAAGTGTCCAGGTAGGTGGACAGGATGGCTTCGCGTTCAGCCTTTGTGATGGCGTCGAGTCCTTTTTGGAGTATGTCGCGCAGGATGGGACGGTCTTTGGCGACGGCGAAGCGCAGTTGGCCGGGAAGATCCGTGCGCCAGAGGCTGGCGAGTTTCAGATTGGGAAGGGTGAATTTCTTGATGAGATAGGATGCGACCACCTGGTTTCCGATATAAGCGTCAGCCTTGCCCGCTGAAACCGCTTCCAGAGCTGCCTGCGTCGAGTTGACGAGCATCATCTTGATGTCAGGGTGATCTGCCGGCAGATTCCTGGCAATGGCGTACCCATCTTCCAGAACCACTGTTTTGCCGGAAAGGTCGTCTGGAGTGTTGATGTCTTCTCGGTCGTTTTTTGTAAATATTGCAGAGTAATACTCAATATAGGGTTTGGTGAAAATAAAGTTTTTCAGGCGCTTTGTTGTTTTGTTCAATCCCGGAGCGACATCCAGCGTTCCTTTCTTGAGTTTGTCCATGTGCGCACCCCAATCGGTGTCGAACACGGGCTTGATATCAAGTCCGACCTTGCTGGCTGCTACGCGCATGAAATCTGCTGCAATACCGGCATACGATCCGTCTGCCTGTTCCATCTCAAAGGGCGGCCAGTTCGGAGTGGAGGTCAGCGAGATGGATTTCTTCCCGTGAAGGTACTGTCTTTCTTCGTCTGTCAGGTCAATTGTGAGCTTGGCGGTCTCATCGATATAAAAACGGTCTTCAGGCTTGATGATCCATTGTTTGTCGATGGCTGCCAGAAGTGCCGGGTTCAGGTTGTGCATTCCCTCATCAATGCGTTTGATGAGGGCTGTGCGTGATTTTACTACGGCACCATACACGATATTGGAGATCTCGCTGTTTTGACTGCGCGACACGAGCCCCTGCCAGCCCAACCGGGCCAGGCTACGGTCGATGGTGGGCACTTCGTCAAAAAGTGCATCGATTTCACCGGCGATAAGTCCGGTCAACGCTGCTTCGTGATCCTCATATTCGGCGATGGCGAGCTGGGGAAATTGCTCATGCAGATACTCGAACTGAAACGTGCCGCGCACTGCGCCTACTTTGACACCCTTGAGCGAGTTGAAAGAAAGAGGTTTGGAATGCGTGCGGTAATAGAGGGCGCTTTTCAAGGAGTGCAAGGGGGTAGAAAAAGCAAGCCATTCTGAGCGGTTGGCATTTTTGAATAACCCGGAGTGCACGTCGGCTTTGCCGGACTTCACCATTTCGATGGTCTCTTCCCATGTCCCTGAAGCGAACTCCACAGCGACGCCGGTCTGCTGGGACCAGAGCCGCCAGAGATCAACTATCAGTCCGGCGGGTTCCCCGGTCGGTGTGATGAGAGAGAGCGGTGCGTAGTCCTTGTCGATGGCCACTACGAGCCTGTCTTGGGCTTGGGGTGAATGGGCAAGCAACAGAATGAAAAGCAGACAGGGAATGATGGTTGAGCGGCACAGGCGAACTAGAGACACTGGATCCTCCTCATCAGGTAAAAGGCAATACTGAGAGTTTGTATCTGTGGCATTAGAGGCATGTAGCATGATTATCACATGAAAAGGAATACTTGTCTCACTATTCCCTGAGTAGCTTGATGCCTTTCATCAGTTCTGGTTTGTGCGTTGCCCGATTGTTGAAAGCGATACGGAAGTGGCCGTTATCTATCGGATGCGGTGTTTTGTCCTGTACGTCTATAAAATTCTCACACTTGCTCTTGTCCTTTACAGAATTATCATTCCGACGTAGAATTGAATGAGAATTTTAACTTGAGGTGCTTGTGAGAAAAAATACCCTGTTTACACCGCCATGGGCGCTTGGGTCAGAAGTCAGGAATGCCGGTGTCCTAGGGGTCATCGACGCCTGTCACAAGTTGCAACGCCTTGTGAGAATTTTATCCCGTCTGTCAGGTCTTGACCTGTATGTCATCAATACCGACTATCTTTGCGTGGCCGGGTCCGGTGCCTACGAGAGCGCCGTGGGCTGCGTGAGCCCGCGTGATACGGCCATTGGCTACAGTCTGGCCAGCGGGCGACCCACCATGGTCGCCGACCCCCGGGCAGACGACGCCTGCCGCAAATGTTCCCAACGTCTCACCTGTCGGGATCTGGCCAACTACACCGCGCCCATCTCTGTTCGGGACAAGGTCGTGGCCGCTGTGCAGGCGGTCGCCTTTGATTCCAGCCAGTGCATGCTCCTTGAGGAGTCCGCCGCCGATATCGCCGAGACCATCTCTCTGTTTTTGGCACAGAGCTGCGAGGCGGACACCCGTCTGCTCACGGCATTGGCCGGTGTCAGCGACGAGGTTGAAGGCGCCGGTCTTGAACGGCTCATCGGCGAAAGCCAGCGCATGCGGACGCTCAAGGACGACATCATCCGGTGCGCCCATCTGGATTCCACCGTGCTGATTCAGGGCGAGTCCGGCACAGGCAAGGAATTGGCGGCACAGGCCATTCATGATCTTTCGCCGCGAGCCGCGGCACCCTTTGTGCCCGTGAACTGCGGGGCCATCCCCGAGTCGATCATCGAGAGCGAGCTGTTCGGCTACACGTCCGGCACCTTTACGGGAGCCAAGCGCGGAGGCAAGTCCGGCCTGTTCGAGCACGCGGAAGGCGGCACCCTTTTTCTTGACGAGATCGCCGAGCTGCCGCTGGCGCTTCAGGTCAAGCTGTTGCGTGTGCTTCAGGAGCGCAAGGTCATGCGCCTGGGCGGACGCAAGGAGCACGCCTTTAATGTGCGCATCATTGCGGCGGCCAACGTGGATGTGGCGGAGCAGGCGCGGAACGGGCAGTTCCGTCAGGATTTGTACTACCGGTTGTCAGTCATTCCCCTTCGCGTCCCGGCCCTGCGTGAGCGCGGCTGTGATATCGAGTTGCTCGTGCACCATTTCGCCAGGCTCTATGCCCGTCGCCGGGGTGAGCCACCGCCGTCCGTGGAGCCGGAGCTCATGAAACGGTTCACCTCCTATCCCTGGCCGGGGAACGTGCGTGAGCTGAAGAATTTCGTGGAGTACGGCATCAACTTTCGCAAGGGCCACAGTCTGGACCTTGATACCCTGGCCGAACGATTCTCCGGTGCGGAGAAGGTGTCCGGGGGCGGAGTGTGCGAGCAGTGGCCCTTGGAAACCGGTTTGGCCTGCCCGGAGGGAATCGACGCCTCCACCTCCAATGGAGGGGGCAGATTGCATGCCGGTAACAGGTCAATGGGCAACGGACTGCCGCAGGCCGAGTCTGTCTATGGTCAGGATGTGTCCGAGCAGGAGGCACTGGGGCGGGCGCTTGCCCGGTACGGTGTGAGTCTGGAAGGCAAGCGGCGGGTCGCTCACGAGATGGGCATGAGCCTGGCAACGCTCTATCGCAAAATCAAACGCTACAATTTGTTGGAAGCGTACAGTTATGATGTCATGGGACAGGACGGCAGTTCAGGACGGTGATCTGTCTGCTCCTGCTCACAAGAGAACAAACCGCAGCGCCGGAAAAGTCATCTAGACTTTTCCGGCGCTTTGGTAAGAGGAGGTGTGTTGTAGGGTTGAGAGCGTGGTTAGACGTGTGCGTGACCGCCCAGATAGGCGGCTTCCAACCGGTTGTCCTTGGCCAGTTCGGCAGCGGGACCATCCATGATGATCGAGCCGCCCTCCATGATATATGCATGGTCGGCCACAGACAGCGCGGCCTTGGCGTTCTGTTCCACGATGAGTATGGCGGTGCCTGACTCACGAATTTTCACTATCAGATCAAAGATGCACTTGATGACGAGCGGGGCAAGGCCCAGAGAGGGTTCATCCATGAGCAGGAGCTTGGGGCGGCCCATCAACGCACGGCCGATACACAGCATCTGCTGTTCACCGCCGGACATGGCGCCAGCCTGCTGGCTGAGCCGTTCCTTGAGGATCGGGAAGAGCTCATAGACCCGTTCAAAGTCGTCTTTAAGGTGTTTTTTATCCTGATGGTATGCGCCCAGGATCAGGTTTTCCTCCACGCTCATGTTGGCGAAGATCTGCCGCCCTTCCGGGGCCTGGCAGAGGCCGCGTTTAACCACTTTGTCTGATCCGATATTGGCGATGTTCTCGCCCTGGAAGAGGATCTCTCCATTGGTCGCCTGATAGATGTTGGAGATGGCCCGCATGAGCGTGGTCTTGCCCACGCCGTTGGAACCCAGCACGGCGACAACGCCGTTTTCCTCAACTGTCAGGTCGACGCCGCGCAGGATCTGCTGGACGCCCATGCTTACTTCAAGATTATTGACTGCTAAAATTGGCATTCTTCGCCTCCAAGATAGGCCTCAAGGACCGCGGTGTCCTGTTGAACCGCCGTCGGTGTGTCGTCGGCAATTTTTTTGCCAAGGGCCAGGACCATGACGCGGTGGCAGATGCCCATGACCAGCCCCATGTCGTGTTCCACCAGCAAAATGGGGAGCCCTTCCTTGTTCAGTTCACTGATGAACTCGGCCAGTTGTCCTGTCTCCTGCTCGTTCAGTCCGGCTGCGGGCTCATCGAGGATCAGGAGTTTCGGGTCAGTGGCCAGAGCGCGGGCGATCTCAAGATATTTCCGCTTGCCGTATGACAGGTTGGCGGCCAGTTCTCCTGCCAGGGAATCAAGGCCCACTCGTGAGAGTATCTCCCAGGTCCGGGTGCTGATTTTCTGGTCCGTCTTGCAGCGGAACGGCCAGATGGCGCGCCGCATGGAGTGGCTCAGCGAGCCAATAGCGCCTATGGAGACGTTATCGAAAACCGTCATGTTGGGCATGATGCGCAGGTTCTGGAACGTGCGGCCGATGCCGAGCTTGGCGACCTGATAAGGCTTGATTCCCGTGATCGGTTTGCCCATGAATTTCACTTCGCCTTCACTGGGCGGATAGAATCCGGTCAGGCAGTTGAAGAAGGTGCTCTTGCCAGCGCCGTTGGGACCGATGAGGCCGACCAATTCGCCTTGCTTCATGACCATATCGACATTGTCTACGGCTGTGAGTCCGCCGAACCGGCGGGTCAGCCCCTTTGTTTCCATTATTACTTCGGACATTATTTCCACCCCACCGACTGACGGCCACCCCAGGCCGCGTTGAATTGCTTGCGTGCCATGTCGATGGCCGAGACTTCACCGAAGATGCCTTTGGGGAGCAGCAGGATGGACAGGAACATGACCACACCCACGGCAACCATGCGCAGGTCGCCCAGTCCGCGGGCAACCTCGGGCAGCAGGATGAGGAGCAGTGCCCCGAAGATGCCGCCGGGCAGGGAGCCCAGACCGCCGACAACGACCATGGCGAGGATCAGGATGGATTCGCTGAACTGGAAGCTGTCAGGGCTGATGTAGCCGATGCTGTGTGCCATGATGGCTCCGGCCAGTCCGGCAAAGAAGGTGCTGATTGCAAACGCCTGTATCTTGAGTTTGACCACGTTGATGCCCATGGCCTCGGCACATTGATCGTCCTCGCGCACGGAGCGAAGGGCGTTGCCGAAGTAGGAGTTGGTCAGACGCCAGATGATGTAAATTGAGATGCACGCCAGAACCGCAATTACGTAATATATGGAGAGCAGGCTGGTGAACTGATGACCGAAGATGGTGATCGGATCATATATCTGTACGCCCATGGGGCCGCGTGTGACCGGCACCCAGTTGAGCAGGGTGACATGGATGATCTCACCCACGCCGAGGGTGGCGACGGCAAAGTAGATGCTGATGAGTCGCATGGTGGGCAGGGCCACCAGTACGCCGCCGAGTCCGGCGACAATGCCGCCCAGAGGCAGCGTGACCACGAAAGGCAGGCCGAAGTTGGTAGCGAGCAGGGCGGCAGTGTACGCGCCGATGCCGAAGAACGCGGCGTGGCCGAGGCACAGGAGCCCTGCCGTGCCGGTAATCAGGTTCATGCTGGCGGCCAGGATGCAGTAAATGAGCGCGGAGTTGGCCACCTGGGTATAATAACTCTTGCCAAGGACAGAGAGCGTGCCCGGTATCACTGCAAGGACAATCAGGAGCAGCCCTGCTGTCAGCAGTTTCGAGCGCAAGGGACTAGTGACGGGTTTGGTGTCGGTCATGTCTGGAGCCTCAGGGTTATACACGTTCTCTCCGGGCACCGAAGATGCCTTGCGGGAAGAAAATCAGGGTTAAGATAAGAAAGGCGTATGCGACCATGTCGCTCCAGCCCTGGGCCATGAAGTCGGTCGCCAGTGCCTCGCATACTCCGAGGATCAGGGCGCAAACCACTGCTCCGGGTATGCTGGACAGGCCGCCCATGACCATGGCCACGAACGCCTTGATGGACGGAGCGAATCCCATGGAAGGGAAGATGGCGCCGTAGTAGAGGCCGACCAGGATACCGGCCGCGCCACCCATCATGCTGCCCACCGCAAAGGTGGCGATGATGGTTCTGTCTACGGACAAACCGACATACTTGGCACCCAGCGGGTTGTTGGAGATGGCCCGGATGGAGAGGCCGATGCGCGTGCGGTACAGCACGTACTGCAACCCGCCGAGCATGAGAATGGATGACCCGAGAATCAGGAACTGCCCGTTGGAGAAAGACAGGGGGCCGACAGGAATGGGATCGTTCAGGAGATACTGCGTGGGGATGGACTGCATCTCCGCGCCGAAAAAGTACTGGATGAGTTCCTTGACGATGATCGAGACTGCCAGGGAGGAGAGCAGGGTCGCTTCACGCATGGCTCTCGATTTGAGCGAGGCCTCATCCTGAAACCGTCTGAAAGGTTTGAAGGCCAGTCGTTCAAGAACAATACCAGCCAGACCGCCAGCGGCCAGGGCTGCAATGATTACTAATGCCAGAGGCCAGTTCAGCGCAGTAATACACACCAGGCCGCCGAAAGCACCGATGGTGTACATTTCGCCGTGTGCGAAGTTGACAACGTTAAGCACGCCGAAGATGAGCGTGAAGCCGATGGCTATGAGCGCGTAGATCATGCCTGCGCTCAGGCCATTGATGATTTGCATCAGATAATACGTGTCCATTGAAAGACTGTCCTATGTTTGTCGGCGGGGTCTTGCGACCCCGCCGGGAGTAGCGATGATTGCGTTTTCTTATTTTACGAGCTTGAAAGCGCCGTTTTCGACCGTCATCCGAGCCAGTCCCTTGACCGGTTCACGGGTTTCGGGATCGAAGGATGTGGCACCGGTCACACCGGGGTAGTCGGTGGTGGCGGCAAGGGCGTCACGCAGGGATTCACGGGTGACGTCCGTGCCGACCTTGGCGATGGCGTCCAGCATGATGCCTACGGCGTCGTATGCCTGTGCGGTGAACATGTTGGGATCAGCGTTGAACTGCTTCTTGTACTCGGTCACGAACTCTACAACATGGGGTTCCGGGCTGTCCGGCATGAAGGTGGTGGAGAGCATGAGGCCGTTGGCGGCTTCGCCGGCCAGTTCAACGAGCTTGGGAGAGTACAGGGAGGACGTTCCGAAGGTGGTGATGTCGATTCCGAGCTGCCTGCGCTGCTGGAGGATCATGGCGCCTTCTTCGTACATCATACAGAGGTAGATGGCTTCGGGCTTGTCACGGCTGACCTTGGTCAGGATGGAGCGGAAGTCACGGTTGCCGGGGTTGAAGTATTCGACGGCAGTGATTTCGCCGCCCAGATTCTTGATGGCGGTTTCGAAATTCTCGGCTGCGGAGATGCCCCAGTCGTTCTGGATGGCAACGATGGCGAACTTCTTGTAGCCCAGGCTTTCAGCCCATTTGGCGACAAAGGGACCCTCGAAGGCCTGGGTGGTGATGTTGCGGAACTGGTATTTACCGACTTTGGTGAAGTCGGGGTGAGAAGCCGTCTGCGAGAGCTGCGGCATACCTTCCATGGCGTAAACACGACCGGCGGCCATGGACACGGTGGAGGTGAAGTCGCCCAGAACACCGACAATCTGTTCATTATCGACAAATTTGCGAGCGATGTTGATGGCTTCTTTGGGATCGGACTTGGAGTCTTCAAAAAGGATATCTACAGTCGCACCCTTGAGCTTGCCGGACTTGTTGAAGCGTTCAAGCTGCAGGGTTGCTGCGTTGCGGAAACCTTCGCCGTACTGGGCGTGGCTTCCGGTCAGGGGCAGTGAGTAGCCCAGCATAATGGTTTTTTCGGCCTGAGCGGGCGCAGCTACAAGCATGACGGCCATGGCAACGAGCGCTAAAAGCATGTTCTTTACGTTCACTTGTTCCTCCAGTGGTTTGAGGTTTCAGATGGAGAGTTTTCCGGGTAGCCCCAGAACAGTCTAGAGGGGCTCCCCCGCAACTGGTGTGCTCTTCCATGGTTCCTGAGGTGGGGTTTAGCAATCCGCATGCCACAATAGGCAGTCAGAGTGAGTGACATCAATAATGGTAATTGTGAGAATGGTAAAGATCGAAGAGGGTGGGGGGATGCGAGGATTGTGGATAGTTGTGCGAAAATGTATATTTCGGCGGTAAGACGACAGGGCGGCGAGCAGTTGTTTTACAATTCTGTGAATTTATCAACTTCTCTTAGGAATTCTCGTTTTTCGGTGCGAATTTCGCAGTTTTTGTGAGAATTGTTGAAAAATGTGCGTGGGAGTCGCACCGAAGAGAACGGTGTGACTCCCACGCAGAGATACAGAGATTATTTTGTGCGGACTTTCAGGTAGCATTTATCTTTGCTGCCTTCAGGGAGTGCAGTCATCTCAAAGTGGAAGCCAGCACCCTGGAAAGTTCCATAGTCAATGATTCCAGCCACTTCACACATGTCTGCACACTCTTCGTCAGACAGGCCCATCTTGATCCAGGAGTTTTTCAGGGGGCAGTTTTCGAATTCGATGTCGAGGCCGCCTTCGTCACAGCGGGTGACAGTGGGGGCGAACATTTTGCTTTCGTCGGGAATACCGCCAAGAAATGCGTCACGCAGGCCCTTGAAGTCGCCGGGGGCGAACTGCTTGAAGGCTTCACCGATCTGCTCTCCACGCTTGTAAATACCGCGTTTCATGACTTCTTTGGCTTTTTCCTTGCCAAATTCATCGACCATTGCATCGAAGATCAGCTTGTAGATAATGCCCCGGTTTTCATTGGCGGAATAGAGTTCTTCGCGCAATTTTGCTTCATTCATTGTGTAATACTCCTTGAGTTGCCGACGTTTTTTGAGTCGGTCGTGGTTTTATAGTGTGTATTCCCTTGCATGAGATGTACCGGCGGGAATCTGTGCCGCCTTGGCATCATACTTGATAGTGGGGGGGCAGACAAGATGAGTAGTCAAACCTATTCCGCGGATCAAAGACCGGTCCGCGCATACGAAAAGGATACACATGGACCTGCATGCTTTCTTTGATAATGAAGTAAAGCCCGCTCTGGGCTGTACCGAACCCGGAGCCGTCGCTTATGCCGCCAGTGCCGGCGCGAGCTATCTTGCCGGACCGCCGAGGCATATACATTTACGCCTGTCCGCCAATATCTATAAGAATGGTCAATCAGTCGGTATTCCCGGCGCGCCCGGCCTCAAGGGAAATTTGTTGGCCGCAGCCCTCGGTGCTCTGGGGGGCAACCCGGACAAAGGGCTTCAGTCCCTTGAGAATATTGACGAGGACTGCATCGCCAAGGCGATTGAAATGCTTGAGAACGGGAGCCTGACACAGGAAGTGGTGCACGATGCCCCCAACGTCTATGCCGAGGTGGAAATGCTTCGGCAGGGCGAGAGCGTCACTGCCG containing:
- a CDS encoding molybdopterin-containing oxidoreductase family protein, translated to MSTRKIITSCTRDCPNSCGLVATVRDGRLVKLLGDPNHPLTQGVACHKASKYIKRVYSPERITHPMIRKDGQWTRASWDAVLNLIAERMQTFSAESGNESILYYQGYGERTALKLLNKYFFNLFGGVTTMRGSLCGGAGQGAQNLDFGERVSHDPLDHVNSNSMILWARNPVSTNISLVPLIKGIRERGGTIVVVDPARSKSVALADHHISPRPGGDGYLAMAVAKLVLAAGAQDREFLEKHAVGFRDYKDILDRYSVEELCDLAGVPSTDAETLADMLMDQKPTSILLGWGLHRYEYAHHMIRAIDALGAISGIIGIPGGGVSQGFEEYGPYDQQYWGDDLNPPRRTLLIPRVGEEILNAVDPEIRMIYVTAGNPVCMAPNSNTVAEAFGKAEFVVYSGHFMDDTAESADVFLPATTFLEDDDIMASYGHNYVGPVNKAIEPVGECKSEFHMFHELAARFPFADQYRRTVDEWLQDICAPIWEQGGTLEMLKEGAFRLDAPMVPYADKVFPTETGKFQFMTEFNPLEGASTDERYPYRLLTVAPHGYICSERTMAEHEPLPVIQLNAQEAEVRGVRDGEPVLVSSPVGQVRAMLKVDTGLRRDVALAERGGWIKAGHGLNQLTRDVSSKIGQGTPFYETLVTVEPCA
- a CDS encoding transporter substrate-binding domain-containing protein, encoding MSLVRLCRSTIIPCLLFILLLAHSPQAQDRLVVAIDKDYAPLSLITPTGEPAGLIVDLWRLWSQQTGVAVEFASGTWEETIEMVKSGKADVHSGLFKNANRSEWLAFSTPLHSLKSALYYRTHSKPLSFNSLKGVKVGAVRGTFQFEYLHEQFPQLAIAEYEDHEAALTGLIAGEIDALFDEVPTIDRSLARLGWQGLVSRSQNSEISNIVYGAVVKSRTALIKRIDEGMHNLNPALLAAIDKQWIIKPEDRFYIDETAKLTIDLTDEERQYLHGKKSISLTSTPNWPPFEMEQADGSYAGIAADFMRVAASKVGLDIKPVFDTDWGAHMDKLKKGTLDVAPGLNKTTKRLKNFIFTKPYIEYYSAIFTKNDREDINTPDDLSGKTVVLEDGYAIARNLPADHPDIKMMLVNSTQAALEAVSAGKADAYIGNQVVASYLIKKFTLPNLKLASLWRTDLPGQLRFAVAKDRPILRDILQKGLDAITKAEREAILSTYLDTSGFQQKVFSLTQEEWDWLKAHPKIKLGIDPQSAPFEFIDTNGQYLGISAEYISFIQSKIKVAMNPVSGLSWNDVLNYAEQGRLDVITAMAKTPSREEELLFTEPYIEFPIVIFSPKEAPLINGLADITEGRIAVVEGYAAYDYLTAEHPELKLSLFPTVNDAIKALALGEVDWFINDLATGSYAIEQQGLTTLKVASSTEYTMALAMAVRKDYPELVDILNKALAVVTEEQAAEFKGKWLTLKFEHGLDMATVFMWVLPISGGVLLIIGLIVLWNRKLGSEIAERKKAQAHLAETLNSLDEKNTMLEGLSSKLAKYLSPQVYDSIFSGSRDVSLSTERKKLTVFFSDIKDFTKTTDDMQPEDLTALLNYYFTEMSAIALEYGATIDKFIGDAMLMFFGDPETKGVKEDAELCVRMAFAMQKRMAELSGEWKSMGYDKPFKMRIGINTGYCNVGNFGSESRMDYTIIGGEVNLAARLEGQADPGGILMSSETYALVHDIVNVEEREPLSVKGIRRSIRPYAVLSLCDDASTCTERKRIIHHQEKGFELSIDLERLTPQERTAISAQLTQIAGRLKTEE